In Acidobacteriota bacterium, the sequence CAGTGGATTACAAGTTTTCGCAACACGCCGGGTGATGTGAAAATTCCGCGTTTCAAAATGGATTACTCAAGCGATTTGAACAATCCGTTGTCGGCGATGGGAATGGCTGTAGCTTTTCAACGCGGCAAAGCCGATTTCAGCGGAATGCGCCAACAAAAAGATTTGTTTATTTCCGAGGTCAAACACAAAGCCGTTATAGAAGTGAACGAAGAAGGCACGGAAGCGTCGGCAGCGACTTCGGTTGGGGTGAGCCTTACTTCCATGAGGCCGGTGCAGCAGCGCTTTACCTTTATCGCCGACCGCCCGTTCCTGTTGGCGATTCGGGATCAACAAACCGGCGCAATTCTGTTTCTGGGAGTTGTTTTCGAGCCGATGTAAATGAACCATTTGACAGGATTTACAAGATTTTCAGGNNCCTGAAAATCTTGTAAATCCTGTCTATGATTGAAACGACTGCGCATACAGCAAAATCGTCATCACGCTCAAACTGTCCGTGATTTCACCCGCCACCACCATTCGCAAAGCTTCGGCAAATTCCACGCGGCGAACTTCCAGCTTTTCCGTTCCTTCGGGTTGCGCTTCGACTTGGGTCAATCCCGTCGCCAAAAACAAAATCGCTTCTTCATCGCTGACCGAATTGGAAACGTGCGCCGTGCCGAGAAGTCGCCAATGCTCCGCCGTCAAGCCGGTTTCTTCCAGCAATTCGCGTTTCGCGGCTTCCAGCGGCGTTTCGCCTTCGGGGCAACCGCCTTCTGGAATTTCCCATGAGTAAACCTCCAGCGTGTAACGGTATTGCCCGACCAGATACGTGAAACCTTCCTCGTCAATCGGAAGCACACCGATGGCTTTGTTTTTGAAATGCACAACGCCATAAATTCCGGGTTGGCCGTCCGGGCGAATAACTTCTTCGTGCCGCACGCGAATCCACGGATTGTCGTACACTTCGCGCGTTGAAATCGTTTTCCACGGGTTCGAGTATTTGTCGTCCATAACATTGTTGCGCAAGCTGTCAGCCTGCGTCATTCGCATTTGCACAAATTGTGGGGTGTAAGAATTTCGATCAATAACTTTTTCCATGACCGACGCAAGCTGACAGCTTGCGCAACTTCACGCGTTTCAGCGGGCGAGTCTAAACGATAAAATCAACACTATGAAATTGATGGAACGCTGGCGCAGCTTTTGGGCACATGAACAATTTCCGGAAACCGAAGCTCCGCTTGATCCCGACGAAGATCCCTTTGACGAACCGGTCGTGATGGAAATCACCGACACGATTGATTTGCATTCGATTCCCCCGGCACAGGTCAAAGAAGTCGTTGAAGAGTATCTGCGGCAAGCGCAAGCGCGCGGTTTTCATATCGTTCGCATCATCCACGGCAAAGGCATCGGGGTTCAGCGCGAAGCCGTTCGCGCAATTC encodes:
- a CDS encoding NUDIX hydrolase, producing the protein MDDKYSNPWKTISTREVYDNPWIRVRHEEVIRPDGQPGIYGVVHFKNKAIGVLPIDEEGFTYLVGQYRYTLEVYSWEIPEGGCPEGETPLEAAKRELLEETGLTAEHWRLLGTAHVSNSVSDEEAILFLATGLTQVEAQPEGTEKLEVRRVEFAEALRMVVAGEITDSLSVMTILLYAQSFQS
- a CDS encoding Smr/MutS family protein, encoding MERWRSFWAHEQFPETEAPLDPDEDPFDEPVVMEITDTIDLHSIPPAQVKEVVEEYLRQAQARGFHIVRIIHGKGIGVQREAVRAILSRTDFVTEFYDAPGNFGATIAELHIATKDCPT